Below is a genomic region from Gigantopelta aegis isolate Gae_Host chromosome 1, Gae_host_genome, whole genome shotgun sequence.
ctggtCATCCTCTAAACTTAcatgattgtgttttttcttcacatttctagtgtgattttgaggagagtccggGAGCCAGAGGCTCGCAAAAATCATGTAGGACTCTTTAGCATGGCTAGCATATGAGCATTGATTCTTCGAAATGACATAGTCAACATACATGGttttatgcaaaacatttagtgtatcgtCTGTTGTACTGAAGACATGTGGCAGGGCTTGCTGGGTTCTTGGCGGGCTCTTaagatttgcaaacagggagtccttatgacagttaaattttttaaaccaaaatcgcacactgtagTAGGTTATACCTCAGTAGTTACAACTGACAGTTGCCACACACATTCAGATAAAATGTAGCAGCAGTTGATTTAAGGACATTTGCATGATGTCATTGCGCTTAGGTTAACACACTTGGCTGGGAGCTATAACTTGTGCCTCTGGGGAAGCGCCTGGCATTCTAGAACCTCTGATAATTTATTTAACTACAAAAACTCATATTTATCTGTTGTTCATGTTTGAGGTTTAAAAAAACTCTTAGTTTTATTGACTGGCAAGGCTGAAAGCGTCATGGGAGCTTATGTCATGTCAGTTTCCAGCATCCGTCCGTCATTCCGTCTGTCAACTTTTCACATTAAAGACTTCTTCTCAAGTTCCACCTGGCAGTTTTCAACTAAACGTGGAccaaatgatcctctcatggctcTGACCAagtatcatttttttttccctGGGTCTATTCAAAATCTAACATGGCAGCCCTTGGTCATTGATtgatactcttttttttctttcttttttttactactactactatgaaagttccaccaggcaggtttcaatcaaacttcaTACAAAAATCATCTCATAACTGATTAAGTCTTGTTATTCTTCAAGCCGATTCCAAATCCAATATTCATGACCAACCTGGCGTTAGGTTGACCAAGACATTTTCGACTTCTTCTCAAGTTTAACCAGGCAgatttcaaccaaacttggtacAAATGCTCTCCTTAACCAAGTTGTTACTTTTTGGGTTGATTGGAACTCCAAGATCTTTGATCGGCCGAAAATTTTTTGACTTCTTTATGAGGCTGACTTGTCATGACTGAGACCAAGTGTTATTTTTGGAGGccgattcaaaatccaagatggtcaCCCTGAAATTTATTAGCCTGAGACATTTTCAACTTTTTCTTGCGTTCCACCAGGGAGATTTTAACCAAACATGGTtcaaatgatcctctcatggcatATATTTTTGGGGCACAACATATATCATCTCAACTTTAATATTACAGTCTAAAGCCCTGTATTTCTATTCTAAATGACATCcctatggctagtgatgttcaaaatgtttttaactttaaatggaATTTGTCATTCTGGTGACTGAAAAGGCATAGATTTtaatggtgttttttgttttttcttcttttaaaggAAATGAGAAGACGACGAACTGAAGTCACTATTGAACTTCGAAAGGTATGTATTGTTCTTATCCAAACATTTCGGTGTgtatattttttacactgtttcTAAGAACAGTTAAAAATTGGAATATTTATTAAGTGGGTGCTGGCAAATGATAATGTGGttgaacaaataaaacataactgATCAGTTGCAGTGATAGTGATGATTCTCCTTAAATAAtgtcgggggcgggatgtagctcagtggtacagtactGGCTTGATCGCACGATGTGTCTAGGATTGATTTctgtcggtgggaccattgggcgatttttcgttccagccagtgttccacaactggtatgtattttcctatctgtggtatggtgcatataaaagatcccttgctgttaatcaaaaagattagcccatgaagtggcgacagcaggttttctctcaatatctgtgtgctcctCAACCATACGTcgagacgccatataactgtaaataaaatgtgttgagtgcgttgttaaataaaacatttctttctttccttaaaTAATGCCAGGCAAGCAGTCACATGACATATCAGATAAAATTCCTTAAAATTGTGATTGCAAGGTGATCAAATTGCTGCTCTTCTAAAACTTTCCAGTCGAGTGTGGAGGGAAGCATGACAGGAATAATCACTTTCCTGGCGAAGACTGGGAATTGGTGAAGTCGAagactaatttttattttattgtctgTATTTAGTTTGGTTTAGCAGCCATTTTGTCATACACATGATCAGTCATTTGCAGCTCTCATTCCTGTCTTTGTGGACttaaaaaagaaagcaaaacaatcttttttgaatttgtatttatattaaatgaaggatggaatgttttatttaatgcattttcaatatggaTATGTGGCATCAGAGTTAATTTATATAagaccaaattaaaaaaaaaagtgtagtTCTGGTTAcatgataaaacattttttaaggTAGGTAacccttttttttcaattcctAAAATCTGTCAAACTGGTTTTGGCAAATTGATGTTGGTAAATGAATACGGAATTAAAATAGGATTCGATACATGGTCAAATTAGGAATCGATACACAAGCAGTGGTATTGTATCATCAGCAGTAGTACCATGATGCATCGGTGTATCGTGACACCCCTTGACACTTCTCGAATTTGGCACTGCAGCAGTTTTCCGCATAGCCCCCATTAAATTAACCCTGGttggtcgggtaaccggaaccacacttatttttgttatttggtccaaacatgttttttgtgggttttttcagaaTAAACGTGATGAGCATGTGTTGAAGCGGAGAAATGTTCCGGCCCAGGACAGCACGGACTCTGAGGATAGCGAGAAGCCGACCACGCAGACACTGCAGCAGATCGTGGAGAAGGCAAACAGCACCGACACCACCATTCAGTTGAACGCCGTCCAGGCCGCCAGGTAGTCTTCTAGATCGTAACAGTaaaattgatcggtttggctCAACCGATGTGACGATCGATTGTGAAAATTCATCATCGATtgtggggggtgtggggggggtaTTCATCATCGAttgtggggtgtgtggggggggggggggcgcacttagttttaacccgtaaaaatggacaccaagtttagttaatttacaaacctgtaacttatttgaataaagttacaatagagtgaaagaagaatcTATGATGTTAAAATGGGAGaaatccttaaaaatagataagcactcgaatcaataaaccgcgaCTTCTAAAACTttagaaatatgaaaaatgaaatttttggtattagaaacaccaagatgaccagaaacacttcggttctacggaaatggataatctaaagaataaaatataaataatgtttgatttcagtaaaAAATATTGTGAGCTAGACAAAATGGCAGTAATTTGATAAATGGAGCACCATTTATAAATCGACTTCATTTTTGACGACTTCATAATCTAATATATTTGAAAATCTAATTACAttattaatgtgtttctggttgtcatggtatttgtattagttttaaagacattttttatgCAAAATAGAAAAGATAgttgtgtaaaaaaaactagTGTTATCTACTTAAAATAATGCAAGAGATTGTTACTTTTTTGCTTACAGGAAGCTCCTATCAAGTGATAGAAATCCTCCCATTGATGATCTGATATCGTCTGGAATTCTCCCCATTCTTGTCGACTGTCTGATGAAAGATGACAAGTAAGTATATGTGcagtttgtttatgttttcaaGAAAatgaggcgggatgtagcccattcagtcagattgatccctgtctgtaagcccattgtgctatttctcattccagccagtgctccatgacaggtgtaacaaaggctgtggtatgtaatagcttgtctgtgggatgctgcatataaaagatcccttgctgctaatcggaaagagtaacccattgtGTTGACTTGCATGACAGTATTCCAAAGGTTAATTGTGCTTCAGAAATTAAAATAGATTTCAAACTTTCTTTGTGAATAATCTAATTTAACCATTAGAATGGTtggttaaatataatttattgttatgttatttttCAGTCCGTCATTACAGTTTGAAGCAGCATGGGCATTGACAAATATTGCTTCCGGGACCTCCTTGCAAACACAGGCAGTTGTGGCTGCTGGTGAGTACTCTTATTGTTCAGTAAGTTGTATGAATCTGCTCTTAaagcgacattcctgagtttgttttcttctaatacagctaccggcctcggtggcgtcgtggcaggccatcggtctacaggctggtaggtactgggttcggatcccagtcgaggcatgggatttttaatccagatacctacttcaaaccctgagtgagtgttccgcaaggctcaatgggtaggtgtaaaccacttgcaccgaccagtgatccataactggttcaacaaaggccatggtttgtgctattctgcctgtgggaagcgcaaataaaagatcccttgctgctaattggaagagtagcccatgtagtggcgacagcgggtttcctctctcaataactctgtgttccttaaccatatgtctgatgccatataaccgtaaataaaatgtgttgagtgcatcgttaaataaaatctttctttctttctaatacaGCCTTTTTAATGAACAAAGTTACATATGAAATACAGTTTGTTGTTTCAAATATTGGAGTGTGTGTATTCAATTACTGTCTTACCTTCCTAATGTTTGTCTGTTACAAACAATGTGATGActacaatatttaatatcttaATTTGTATGGTTCAAAAACATCTATTAGTCCtaaacatgttacaaatagCAGCATATTTTAGGCAGTCTTTTTAATGGAGAAGTTTCTTTGATCGATGTCTCCTCCTATTACatttgtagcccagtggtaaatcggtcgcttgatgtgtggtcagtttgagatcgatccccgtcaggcccattgggatatttctcgctccagccagtgcaccacaactggtacatcaaaggccgtggtatgtgctatcctgtctatgggatggtgcatataaaagatcccttgctgctaatcgaaaagaatagcccatgaagtggtgacagcgggtttcctccctcactatctgtgtggtccttaaccatatgtccgacgccatataaccgtaaaataaaatgtgttgagtgcgtcgttaaataaaacattttcttcttcctctCATTTTTTCCAGAGTGCtagtccttgaacttaggagataggaaaatttgttgggcctggtaatggacatatattgctttagcagtactctcaaaatggatgttatttatttatttatttttatattacaggaGCTGTTCCATTGTTTCTAAGATTACTTCACTCTCAGCACCAGAATGTCTGTGAACAGGCAGTTTGGGCATTGGGGAATATAATCGGTTTGTATTTTGTGACATTTGGTAGCTGTAATTTATATACTTGTATAAAAGGTAAAagtaatcaaaataaaattaaatgcaaCAAATTCTAttcttatttgttttacatacacATTACTGCTATTTATAAACCATTGAAATTATTTTCTGATGCATCCATGTGTCAAAACTGTGCACatggaaaatagcccaaaaATGGTGGTGTCGGTCCATAAACTTGTTTCCATAGAaatatcaattcatataggattaTTAAACGTTGCATCACCTTGAAtacaagtacaacttgggatggttgTGTGTCACATACCATAACTAGATTATCGTGTCCTGCTTTTCATGTATTGCTGCTCATATCTCCCTTATTAATTCATataatcaatccccgtcggtgggcccatgggctatttctcgttccacgactggtatatcaaaggccgtggtatgtactaccctgtctatgggatggtgcatataaaagatcctttgctgttaatcgtaaagagtagcccatgaagtggtgacagcaggtatcctctctcaatatctgtgtggtccttaaccatatgtctgatgccatataactaaataaaatgtgtttagtgtgtctttaaataaaacatttcttcatcTTCAGGCGACGGGCCACAATGCAGGGATTATGTAATTAACTTGGGTGCTGTGGCACCACTACTTGCTTTCATCAATCCCAGTATACCCTTACCTTTTCTACGAAACGTTGCTTGGGTTATCGTCAACTTGTGTCGCAACAAGGAGCCACCGCCACCGGTGGAAACGATAAAAGAAATTCTTCCAGCACTCTGTCAACTGATCCATCATACAGATGTGAATGTAAGTCCTGCCAGcttgggttgttattattattgagaGTGGTGTGCATGGGGATTAGGTGGATTcgtatcattttattattaatgaatttaaATGCTGATGAAATTTTGTCCGGTTATAATACAAATGTTTCCGtgaattttgttatttgtaaaacCGAACAATGGTTACGTGAATTATGTTTGCATTACCTAATCAATTATCTGAAACTTGTGTTGAAATTAGTTATCTTATGAAGTTTTGCAATGTTAACGTAAATTTAATGTTGCATAGCCCTGCTAGGTGGTATCGGGTTTCCAGTCTACCAAGTTTTCGAGAGAAAAAAGTACGTACCTCATCATTTAATGGGAGTGGTCACTGTCTAACCATTACTCCCCATAGACTGGTTCAAAGAGTACTACAAATAGAGTACTACAAATAGATTAAATATTACGGCTCATTaggataatatcttaaatggtaccccttccccctcccctctcccatAATTTAAGTtagggagcaattaatcactcccctcaatgaTGAGATCAAGATGGATGATAAATAGTTAAAGccatttttcacaaaacattgtaagtttacatCTGCGACTAGCAATTATACTGGCCATACATTTTCATGTGTCTGGTATCTATTTTAGGTAGAAAATTAcctcattacggaagatggagctttttaaggacaaaagaaaatgaaatgtgcaTTCTtgtaactatatttgttgtactattatagtgataagaattgtggtttaatTGTGGGTTTACGTTTACATTCAAAACTAAGCTTAGAgcgttttgtgaaattgggcagTGGAGTATAAAATGTATTCTTGATGctagatattttatttaaattttcgATCAATGTTTTGTTTCCAGATTCTAGTTGACACTGTGTGGGCTCTGTCATATCTAACGGACGGCGGTAACGATCAGATTCAGATGGTGATAGACTCGGGTGTCGTCCCTTTCCTAGTTCCGTTACTTAGTCATGCAGACGTCAAAGTTCAGGTAAACGTTACttactaaaaacatttaatacttAAAAATATTACGGGTAAAACTGCATGGCAGTAAACCTTCATAAGAATTAAAGGGTTTTATTTTCAACAACTTGAAATATTCCTCTTCAAGTAACATATTTGCAAACATAATAGCTAGcattagctttaaaaaaaaaaaaaacaattcttcaaCTTGTGGGATGTTTGGATAAAACTGTTAATGTTTGGATAAAATACACTTTGAGataaattaaattgtaaattttcagGCGATATACTTCCCCACCCCCtgcaaaaaaaaatcccacgccaaataaaatgaaacatttatcAATTTATCATGGACATTTAAGTTGAAACTGCAATGAGATAATTATCCATTGTAAATTTATGATTCCGACATTTTGGGAAGTTTTGCACAGACGTGTATGATATATTGTTGACATTGTTGTACTAAGTTGACATACAGCTAAAAagatgatttattaaaaaaaccttaaaTTGCTTAATTTTTTAAGGggagtatttattttttaatccatTTAGTAAATCAACTAcctttatatgtatgtaattatgACAGTGTGCTAATGTTATTAAACTAATTACTAAAACAATTGTCTATCACAAGAGAATAAATTACGTTAATATGACATGCTTAATATTCTGTTATGATATTCTCTTCTCTTAATGATGATAAAATTCAAGGCTCACACTGGAATggattttggtttagccagACGTAGACTATTTccttaaaaattattacaatttagTAAATTTAAAGAGTAATTTATAGCCAAAGACCAAATGTTTTAGccactttatataaaaattagcaattggctaatttggcaatggacagggtgaacCCTAATAATTGCACGTGTAATATTCTATTTTGGTATTCTGTTCATTTAATGTACTCCTGTTTCATTTTTAGACGGCAGCGTTGCGTGCGGTGGGTAACATTGTGACAGGAACGGACGAACAGACACAGATTGTCCTAAATTCTGACGCCCTTTCACATTTTCATGCACTTCTCACCCATccgaaagaaaaaataaacaaggTAATGTTTGTTATAGAGAAAggagttttattatattataagatAGATAACAGGCTGTGAATTTAGCACTATTACTGTTCTTACGTGAATCCCATATTTTGGGTCGGAAGCGTAAGATTAACAGATGAAATctcaaaatatctatattaattcATCTTTATAGGCAGTatcctggaaaaaaaaaaggcctGTATACTGTTGGCAAATTCAATTTCAGTACATACGAAAAATTTAACTTAAACCTTAATGTGGATAGaatagagcactcgcctgagaaGAAATGGCTTACGTGTGCTATTGCTCTCACTGAGCTGGggggttttcccattccaacttgtTCACATCTGGTATGTcctaaatagagattattatacgagcttgtcaatgatttttgtattgcccgagcgaaaGCGAGGGTAATGCATGAATCCTGAaacgagttttgtaaaatcagtatgactcgcatgcgagtgtaataatttctttattatccatattattattgttgtttatgaataacaagacccaactcaaaatctttcagccacaactaggagaCTACGAAATGACattatatttcaaatgcactgtctgagctaggactggagaagcaatgtcatgttatgacgtcatttccgaAAATTACGTCATTGCACTTGTTatttacacgtgtgcttcgtatgattattattaactgttatGTTAACACACATGGATAATAAGCCATAATATGAACTATCCAAGTGCATGTATactaaacaataaaagaaacaaatactaatttggttttcttttatttatttatttattcacttttAATCCCATTACTTTCAGTGtcttattaaaattatcaaagtattgtgaatattttaggcctattttgaaaaaaatatacctattaaaatgttttctttattgttcAGAGACCCATTAGCCATGCTGTGGTGCCATTAACGTTCATTAATACCACGTAACTATAGTTGAAAATGTCCCGAGGtgtaattaaagaaataatcCTTTCCTTGAATGAATGG
It encodes:
- the LOC121371183 gene encoding importin subunit alpha-4-like; translated protein: MSAEPPLKPRTHLFKNKGKDAEEMRRRRTEVTIELRKNKRDEHVLKRRNVPAQDSTDSEDSEKPTTQTLQQIVEKANSTDTTIQLNAVQAARKLLSSDRNPPIDDLISSGILPILVDCLMKDDNPSLQFEAAWALTNIASGTSLQTQAVVAAGAVPLFLRLLHSQHQNVCEQAVWALGNIIGDGPQCRDYVINLGAVAPLLAFINPSIPLPFLRNVAWVIVNLCRNKEPPPPVETIKEILPALCQLIHHTDVNILVDTVWALSYLTDGGNDQIQMVIDSGVVPFLVPLLSHADVKVQTAALRAVGNIVTGTDEQTQIVLNSDALSHFHALLTHPKEKINKEAVWFLSNITAGNQLQVQAVIDAGLIPLIIHHLRKGDFQTQKEAAWAISNLTISGKREQVAYVVEQGVIDPFCNLLGVKDAQVVNVVLDGVNNILKLAGDTTEAIAQMIEECGGLDKIEHLQAHENEDIYKLAYEIIDHFFSGEIEEEALLPTASNEGYQFDPNAQIPSEGFKF